In the genome of Streptomyces sp. V2I9, one region contains:
- a CDS encoding SMI1/KNR4 family protein, with protein sequence MIDVTGWEPLGLSVDWAAVEGELGVPLPADYKELCEAFGGGVFSDSVSFLGRSEGASFDFLTQWRASLSFDQGRVGDVSAFDPYAVYAPGGKGLLSWGSTEWADEYVWLVDAERPGEYPILARSHDPGPWVRYDMSTSEFLYRVLTDADFRPFGIAQYELGTTFQPGPGGHVDGPPL encoded by the coding sequence GTGATCGACGTGACCGGGTGGGAGCCGCTCGGGCTCTCCGTCGACTGGGCGGCGGTCGAGGGCGAGTTGGGGGTTCCGCTGCCGGCGGACTACAAGGAGCTCTGCGAGGCGTTCGGCGGCGGTGTCTTCAGTGATTCCGTCAGCTTTCTGGGGCGTAGCGAGGGCGCTTCGTTCGACTTCCTGACGCAGTGGCGGGCCTCCCTGTCGTTCGACCAGGGCAGGGTCGGAGACGTCTCTGCCTTCGATCCCTATGCGGTGTACGCGCCTGGAGGCAAGGGCCTGTTGAGCTGGGGCTCCACCGAATGGGCCGACGAGTATGTCTGGCTGGTCGATGCCGAGCGGCCGGGCGAGTACCCCATCCTCGCGCGGTCCCATGACCCCGGCCCGTGGGTCCGGTACGACATGTCCACCTCTGAGTTCCTGTACCGCGTTCTCACCGATGCCGATTTTCGCCCCTTCGGGATCGCGCAGTACGAGCTCGGCACGACCTTCCAGCCTGGGCCCGGGGGTCACGTCGATGGCCCGCCGCTCTGA